In Syntrophomonas wolfei subsp. wolfei str. Goettingen G311, a single window of DNA contains:
- the alr gene encoding alanine racemase — MKQLKHDKWLEIDIDAVKQNLEGVKSLLDSSVHLLVVLKANAYGHGAVNMARFLYQNGVDFFAVSFLSEALELRKAGIRSSILVFSPVVDEEQVKEAIKNHITLSISSLFDSQLLNQVSERLNQPLRVHLKVDSGLGRFGFTNIEEISTACQSLKENSCIYIEGIYTHMADAASGNPAYTEEQFRRFMEIVNKLVKAGYKIPLRHCANSAVFLKYPHMHLDAVRIGTLISGQYPVGDLPRPVELIDPFRFKCKIISLKSLKAGDYLGYSRSYCLKEDAQIAVIPVGYMDGLGLNVGNKAEGFIDLLKILLKNIFFYYDLGRFKLQVKIRDSLYPVRGKVFMQMAMIEIPAGLDLSIGDEVEIPVRKTLAARDLVRIYTKAGEAVKIGNQDGTSYIVEGD; from the coding sequence GTGAAGCAACTTAAGCATGATAAGTGGTTGGAGATTGATATTGATGCAGTCAAGCAAAACCTGGAGGGGGTTAAATCTCTTCTGGATAGCAGTGTGCACCTGCTGGTGGTGCTAAAGGCCAATGCTTATGGTCATGGGGCAGTTAATATGGCCCGTTTCCTGTATCAGAATGGGGTGGACTTCTTTGCGGTAAGCTTTTTATCGGAAGCCTTGGAATTGAGAAAGGCAGGAATACGCTCCAGTATCCTGGTTTTTAGCCCGGTGGTGGATGAAGAACAGGTTAAGGAAGCGATTAAAAACCATATTACCCTCTCCATAAGTTCTTTATTTGACAGCCAGTTGCTGAATCAGGTCAGCGAGCGCCTAAACCAGCCCTTGAGAGTGCACCTGAAGGTGGATAGCGGGTTGGGACGATTTGGTTTCACTAATATTGAAGAAATTAGCACAGCATGCCAGTCATTAAAGGAGAATAGCTGCATATATATTGAAGGAATATACACCCATATGGCCGATGCGGCATCAGGGAACCCCGCTTATACGGAAGAGCAGTTCCGCCGTTTTATGGAAATAGTAAATAAACTGGTTAAGGCTGGTTATAAGATTCCGCTGCGGCACTGTGCCAATAGCGCCGTTTTTCTAAAATATCCCCATATGCATCTGGATGCCGTGCGTATCGGCACCCTTATTTCGGGGCAGTACCCGGTTGGAGATTTGCCCCGCCCAGTGGAATTAATCGACCCTTTTCGCTTTAAATGCAAGATTATTTCCTTAAAAAGCCTGAAAGCCGGAGATTATCTGGGTTATTCCCGCAGCTATTGCTTGAAAGAGGATGCGCAGATAGCGGTGATTCCTGTGGGTTATATGGATGGACTGGGGCTAAATGTCGGCAATAAAGCCGAGGGCTTCATTGATTTATTGAAAATTTTGCTTAAAAACATTTTCTTTTATTATGATTTAGGTCGTTTTAAGTTGCAGGTGAAAATCCGGGATAGTTTATATCCCGTAAGAGGAAAGGTTTTTATGCAGATGGCTATGATTGAAATCCCGGCTGGCTTGGATCTGAGCATCGGGGATGAGGTTGAAATCCCGGTAAGAAAAACCCTGGCAGCCCGAGATTTGGTGAGAATTTATACTAAAGCCGGAGAAGCAGTAAAAATAGGGAATCAAGACGGTACTTCCTATATAGTTGAGGGGGACTAA